The genomic region ctacaaagaGATCGAAAAATAGTGGAACACCTACaatctgaggaagtaccatgcGTGACCTCCAGCTACATTAAAGCCTGAATACTCAAGCAGTTCGACAGGTACCACCTCGCAAGTTGAGGACTAttcagttgttatgcagttcctgCCTTATAGTTAAGTTTTCGttcgtttcactcgtttttcaatgaggaatttagaagtaatttacaacttggctcagttgcatgcttacaacaattgatcattctgtacttcaaaagaagatcgcGCCCTTCTTAGGGACTAATCGCAGGAATCGCACCCCCTAAGGATTAACCATGCTCTCTAGTGCAacagggtaaactaattccctaacacccatatgggttttcTTTCTGATGCAAGAAGATAAACTATACACtctgaatatccagacgtggatgagtCGAGCTGCCCTGGTGTAACTAGGTGCACGATGGCTTGCGttgggattcctagaagtagccataatcgtctttttcaaggcttagctaactgaaaGATTTttggtctcttggcctaatctgCGGGGAATCAGGCCTTAGAGACAGAAGAGGCACATTACGCATAATGCCCTATGAACGGCTGCACTagaaccctaaagctgctaccgagtgcactaaggtgGCCTATGGTTTCCAAAAGACTACCTACAGCTTGCCATTCGAGCAATAAGCCGCGCCAAACTTATACAATCGCACATTTTTGTGAAAGGATAAACAATTAGCTTGCATATATGAAGCTTTATCTACTGCCGACATGCTACgcagtcgataagcttcacctctgccaagcaCGGAATGATCGTTTAGATCTACACtaattcctaaagtgttgtgatacttgctacgcaacccACGAAATTGGTTACATAAAGAGCAAGGAGTTCTCTCAGACATTTACTTACGAAATTCCATACAACCGCGTACTTTTGATACGAAAGGTTAGCAAATTTCATGACCCAAAaatctttagtatgttgtgatgcaggccacacagctcaaaggattgaagaaagccaaggttaacagccaaGTGGTCACGTGGACtcgtctgcttctgtaagtaaggcgttTGGTTGCCGACTCtgtggctaacaactttgcaaaagttctacaccaacatcTACGGCTGCATAGGCTACGTGGGCCTGTCTACTTATAGAAAATCAGCATGCTTGCCACTAGTCTAAAGGTTAAAGGTTCGGCGTaaacaaaagaaatgaagatgaagaaaaacgaagaaaacaagtttattaaattttctagcaaaattgataaacaaatagcaaaggttgaagaagttcaagcaaagcaaaaagtaacaaggaaaacaaagaaaatcctaaaggctacttAGAAGACTAAtcttcagcagcttggacatcccacgactactcggTCATTACACTTTAGCAGCCACGATGCTCTCAACAATGGCATCATTTACCGCTTCACCCTTGACTGCCCCACCCTGGGCACCAATTTCTCCAACTgcttcaccaatggaagcctcaaaagtaaaggcaaacaAGTCTTTTGGAGAAATAGAGATGGTCTCAAAGTCTTTCCCAGCAAACTCAAAGTCAGATGGCTTACCAAAAAGATGATCTACATAGCtcagcttgtagaaatcggctAGACTATGAATAATCAAAGCCTCGAGCCCAACCTTTTCACTATTCAGCTGCTCGTTCTTCTCGAGCATACCAATATAGACGCGCTGCAGCTCATCCAGTTCcttctttgaatttttgttgatcTTCAGTACactttggagttccaacacttagggttcaagcctatcaacgactttcttgaagtggatcatttgattataagcagtaattaactcttcatcctttgcgtAAGCAGTAGAACGAAGCTAAAAAATGGCACGTTTAAGATCTTGattctctgcactttcatacttaacttaaATCGcatcaagcctagtcttcaagtcaaTGATTTCCTAGTGAACGGTCACAAGTTGCATAGAAGCAGGGGCAGAGATATTGAACCCTTTCAAAGCGACGAGCTCAGACTCTAACCTCTTGATCTTCACGACAGAAGAATAAGCCTCAGCTTCCATAGTCGTTGCCATctccttggcagccttggtaTCCTCTTGGTTAAGAAAGCATAGACTCGGCTGTCAAAATCGCCGTTTTCTGCATCATAGTAAGCAGAACAATCCTTCCATATTGGGTCATATGCTTCACAAatgaacttgggcaaacaacccCTCTAATGCCATCAATAAGCTTGGCATACACATCTATATCTTCAATCAGATCTGGTTTTAAAAGCGCACAAATCTCAACAGCCTCTCCAGAAACAGGTTTGGTGGATTTCTTATAATTACCTATATGAGCAGTCACTTCTTTCTTAACAGGCGAACCAATCTCAGCAGAAAGAAGAATAGGCCTTGGTGCCACTTTAGCAGCGAATTCGaccttatcgctcttcataGTAGCAAGCTTCTTCATCGGTGAACCAGACTTAGCTTCTAACGGACGTCTTGGCACAAATTTTTGCACGGAGGGCACGATAAAACCTCTACACTGAGTAATCCTATCAATAATTATACTAGCTATCTTCGGCATGGCAGGCGTCACCGGCTCAGATCTAACAACctcatctttcttcctcttGGAAGAAGTTAAGTTAATCACAAGCCTATTGCTAACAGGCGGACCCTTATGAGCAAGGGAGGAAGCCTTCGATTTTTTCTCAACCGGCATCTCTTGAGTAGACGGGCCACCTTCATTCACAGCAAGCTCCAGGACAGCAATTGAATGAGCTAATGCCTCTACCTTGATCCATTTTATCTCCTTTCTTGAGGGCAACCGACATTTCTCCAAAGGAAGAGGACTAAGCAGCCAATGCCATTCACGGTACTCAACATGGATACTTAAAGCAACATGCACCTTCTTCATATTTGGACAAATCTGGGGAGTTAAGCCGAATTTCGAATCTACATAAGCAGATAAGGACAATCAACAAATTAGAGAGTAGCTCAGAAAAAAACACAAAGCAGCCTAGAGACTAAGCAATCTACTTATGGTGATGAAAATCGTCAGAATGTGCAGCTCAGGGGAAGAATCAAACTGCCACTTTCAacttatctccaaagtctcCTTGGCCTAGTCATGATTTTCCTTGCTCGAATGATCAAAAAGTCTATGGCGGGATTGCAGCTGCCCAAATCCATCAATATGGCCTATGTTAAAGAAGTACCAGAATTTGTTGATGGTCAGATCCAAGTCAAAGAATTGGCTTAGATTGAggaatcacaccatcacacggACCTTATTTGGAGAACAATGAGTGGGGGCATACTGCATGGAGCAAAACACTTCTTGGAAGAAACACATCCTGGGAAAAGTAAATCCTAACACAAATTAGTAGGGGTAAAACTTGATATTTCTTCGAGCCCCACTATATGGCTCACGGCTGCTACCCTCCTTGACACGCTTCACACGCATCCTAGATGGAATGGTGTGCCTATATGCTTCAAGGAAATCTTTGAACAAGTTGtcataattaattttgaagtgaGCTGCCTTGAAGTAGCCCACTTTACTCAAAGACCCAACTTGACGATACAACGACGGCACACCATCATCACTCTTATGGTTTGAAGAAGACATGCTCGAAGAAATTCTACAAAGGCGCAAGGAAGAATCGTTAGACGgcttcacaaaaaataaaaaataaataaaaaaaaaaaaaaaagggaaaaagtgcAATAGGCCCTATGGCCCAAGGGCAGTAAACAAGGAAGCCCAGCTCGCGCTGGCCTTCGTTTCTCTCTTTGAGCCCAACCCAATTTGAGGGAGGGCTATTGCCCCTACGCCTCCgtctctttctcatttctcATGCGGGCCAACCTAATAGCCCATGGCCTAATGGCCCAGACCTCGCGCCCCAGCACCCATCAGCCTTGGCCTAAGTCAAGTGGCCCCTAGCCCATGCCAACCGAGTCTAAGCCAAGCCCCAACTAGTCTCCGTGGCCCACGCCATTGCACCCAAACCTCGGCCCGTGCTTAGCTGCCGCTGCATCAAGCCAACAGCAGCCACCCACGGCAGCAGCCATGCTATGGCCTCCCCAGCCATTTTTCATACATCCTAGACCCTCGTCAAGCCAAATTTCAAGCCCTAAGGCTCCCAAAAattaagaagacaaggaaatttttttttttttcttaccttggtgcggcgtgaagacgaagaaagcaacgaaagatgGTATTTTGCACAGGCAAATGTAAAAGATTGCTAAGGGAGGGGGaccaaatatcctctagctttctctctatTGTatggtagaataaattgctctctaaagttgatttaataatctacttaatgtagacttaaatagactttggaagtgatttatttccctttctagaaggatctaatttccaattaatgtggtgataggattaaaagcacaccacaaagtagcacacaaatgtcttATTGATTTtgcttattaacactaagatttgtcaattgtagcatatgaaaataagggacTTTCCCGCATAAGATATTTTTATCCAACtgcttaaaatgtcacaaaaactgggttgttgtccctactgaccagctaccgaaaaataattattagaccgacttacacttatctaaagtctacgaaattttatatgcaaacaCTAGACACATAgcgctacactcacacaaatatttgggatttttggagttgattttctatttaaattaaatcgaacaaaaacagaacagaaacaaattttaagtagttcacaaattaagaaaaacgagttaggggaattgctatccaccaccaaataatcatgcaaacatgttatatttcattcaaattccttttatttctggatgaagatgctcaagttggctcattgttagaactcaacctattactctttcttatgtagtatgttaagagaatgacgttttcaacttaacttagtctctagcatgcaatctagaatggcgtgttcatagatttaacaagtagaaatcattaagaacgaaaagagtttgagtcatcacaaggcatcgtgagtactggcgttgtcttacttatcctagaaattggttatGTAGgccctcattcgacaagggcagacacacacatattcatagcattagaatcctaaatatgcttactaagtatgcatccgtagaaaacacataaagaattcatcaatgagacaagtagtgaaccaattttcatccattcataaaagtaattcaaagaAATGTCATAACACATTCgaaatcatattcggggcttcaaaacagcccctaactactaaaaattcaGTTAAACAttattctcaaattaaaccaaaagaaagaaatgggtttgagaagataaaaccaaaagaagagaatgccaaggtttcctactttctttccttccttccccaacgctgCTGCCTTgtcttttttccttcatttccaCCGCAACCTGCAGccttccttttttctttcttttctatttttttttcactttgccGCTGCAACCTATAGCCTTTTTGTTCTTGCTTGCTGCCCCAGTttcttctccataactcaccctactaacagccatttagtgatgacaataagtgagaggaaatggtaaaatAATTGTAACTCTTCAGTtagcctttatgcccattactcctagttaatcctcatctttaattccatttcctctgatatttgaataggtgtcagctagcttattcttggctgcatcagttttggctactAGATTTATTGGATGTATTGTCTTCAATGCTTttttgtcagttacaaactgctcaacctcttgggaacctttcagtgttaaaacagcgataacttcttctagaaaaatgatattagtaaTCCGTGAAATGTTctagaaaatagacatccgtagtttccaagcatataaggctcattctcaaattcattctgagctgttcgcaacttgcttccaaatttAGCGAatctgcacaggcagttttgacgttTAAAAACCCaatgtgctatttttcttttctttgcttgacaaatcctacaaataaaaaaaaacaaagtaaaatagctcaaaaatataaggaactaattAAGAAAAGATAAGTgcatttgatgtaaaatatatataaatatgagcttatcatgtgggaatctacatcaaaataggaaataatcttatgtttcctaaagcaagggaagatctctacacctgctacCTTTTCCTGCGAGCAGCCCAACAAGTGTAGGggtatttgtggagccaaagataatcaagaaaattatggaggtgacacgcgaactttttggtgaaaataacaaaattaccctcgaggcacatcgGATTCCCACGGGCATGCAACAAACAATAGcagctcaatcaaggaagagtcaaaggagatcaaaatggtatttattcaaatccctctcatcactcctcatcaaatccttattcaaaaggtaactctcaaatttcctatttaatttagatTTAATTGTCATGCTAATTGCAATTATTTCAtgtaatatcttgcaattattcacaCAATTTCACCATATATGGTCGgccactattctccaaatagggccggtagctcccctataaatagccttaTTCTCCCACTAAAAAGCGAAGCcctttgctacccacaaactgcaaaacacatttttttcagaattctaactttggcatcggagattcttcggccaaagccctccccctcccccaccccccccccccccaaaaaaaaaatcgtgggcgagtgaggcttttggccttaatcttaggtgttattattttgcaaatGCATGTTCGTCAAAGGATAAGGGCggcaaaaatttgcatccacatcgGCAATAATGGTGGGATGGTGGCGGTGGTGAAGAAGATGGTGGAGATGGTAGGGCGATGGTGTCACGTTGGCGATGGTGATGGGAGGTGGTAGTGGAATTTCCACCTTTGTTTTATACATATCTTCtgcgtttttaatttttttttgttttttaaaatcattcttgaaaaacaaatgaacattcaaaatgatgttttatataatttaggctaaatattatatttcatgccttttattttctaaatttgtTCTTGAAAAACAACAGACCAAAcacattttaaaattgttttttgtatctgtaaaacaaaaaactattttCGCACCCTTAGAACCTGTTTGGTATTTAAtttgaattcatttttttaactcaaaaacaatttttgaaTCTGAAGCCTAATATTCTTGTTTGATATActattttgaaaaattgaacTGAAAACCAACTTGAAAATATAGCTTACAGAGAAAATCTATTTTAAGAATTTTTAAAACTGACACTCTTATCCCATTTCTCTTCGAATCCTCTTTTCTTTATCCTTTCTGTTCGTTGTCTTTaccatttttttactttttctctctcctctctctgcaATTGCTTCTCGCTCTTTCTCTCAATCACCTCTCTTTTATGtctcatctcttcctctctctctctctctctcgattttAATCTCCATCTCCCTCATTCGGCTTCAGCAGGGAGTTACTGACAAAAaggctttttttcttttttttaagttgttaagacttaaaaataattttgagttttatagaaaattatttttaagagATGGTCTTTAAGAAATGATTTTGGAAAACGATGAAAACTTTTAGTAGGATATTAAATCAGCCCTTACTTTTTCAagataaatatatcaaatagtAAATCTGATGTCCCAATTGAACAAAAATCAACATCCTAAACCCTATATAAAGATATTGATTGAGATGGGGAATTGTAATTACATGAATTGGGAAGATGTCCTTCGCTTGTGAAAAAGAATTCAAGTCCTCAATTCTCATGTTCATAATTCATACTAAGAAGTAAATCTGATCTGCCAATTGAAcccatattaattaatattgtaTTGTTTTCGAGGATCAATCTCCCATGCATCATGCATGCCATGCCAGATTGCCAGATTGCATATACAAAAAACCAAACTCCTTTCAGTAATTAAATTTGTGCCATCTTTTGTTGTGAACTATTGATACATACGAAACAGCTTGACCAAGGCTTGGCAGGTTCGACCGTCCGTAATTATTCtcgtccttctttctttcttttatatgGTTTTATTCTTGAAAATGAAAACTAGGACTACTCAGAAGTAATTGCTGATTCAAGAATGAATTGGCGGTGTTAGTGAAACTGCAGTTGGAATTTACGTATTTCTTCGATGGACATAATAACACGCCACGATCATCTGTGATGGAATGCTGGCGCTTGAGCCGGTTTTCGGTGCTTGAAGCTGATGATGGCAAGTTCAAACCGTTGTATTGAGGGAGAGTTTGAAGCAAATGACTGCTGCTGCTAATATCGGTATTGAACAGCAGTTGCGGGTCTAAACCGATACTACTACTCCCGGTACAGCTATAGCTAAACTTATTAGGAGTCGTTGATTGAAATCCAGTTCCAGTTGGGATAGAGTATTGGCCATCCGCCAGGATACTGGTGAGTAATGAGTAGTCCATGGCGTCTAGTAAGTTGGAGAAGGAACAAGATTTCTGAGGCTTGAGACTGCTAGTATTACTGGTACTCATCATGTTGTGATCAAGGCCGGTAAAGGGACTTTTCAAGCTTGGGGAAAGGATATCGTGGAggaaatcttcttcttcttgaacttCTTGGTTTTGATCACTTGGCAGTGCCACTGCTGAAGTCCCAACATTCGACTTCTTGTAGATTCGACAAAGAACCCAATCATCCAACTGGAGCCACAAACAAAGTTcatatagatatagatatagTTATTGTTAATGACTAAAgtatatatgtggatgatatcaaTTGGACAATTGACTATGTAAATCAAATGCTCATAAGATCAAATAAAACTGCTCACCCTCATGGATAAATCTTTGAGCTTCATGATTCTGTGGTGGTGGTTGGTGGTGGTGTGGTTATTTGGGTTTTCTGGAAGGCGATACTCATGCATGATCCAGTTTGTCTTGATTCCCTTAGGGGGTCTCCCCCTGTAGAACACAAGAGCCTTCTTCACACCAACGTTCTGCCCCCCTCCTGATGGTGCCACAATCGTCTTATCGGTTCCAGTTGCCTTCCAATACCCTGATGCGGCAGCCCTGTTTGGCCTCGCACCATTCGGGTACTTGCGATCTCTTGGACTGAAGAAGTACCATTCTTTCTCACCAAACGCAGCTTTGGCTAATTAATTGTCGACATCAGTATGCATGAAAGAGCACAGAATTAGccatatgttaattaatcaactgAAGCACTTAGCATGT from Pyrus communis chromosome 9, drPyrComm1.1, whole genome shotgun sequence harbors:
- the LOC137745390 gene encoding NAC domain-containing protein 2-like, whose amino-acid sequence is MKNPESRLPPGFRFHPTDEELILHYLVKKVASTPLPVSVIAEVDIYKFDPWELPAKAAFGEKEWYFFSPRDRKYPNGARPNRAAASGYWKATGTDKTIVAPSGGGQNVGVKKALVFYRGRPPKGIKTNWIMHEYRLPENPNNHTTTNHHHRIMKLKDLSMRLDDWVLCRIYKKSNVGTSAVALPSDQNQEVQEEEDFLHDILSPSLKSPFTGLDHNMMSTSNTSSLKPQKSCSFSNLLDAMDYSLLTSILADGQYSIPTGTGFQSTTPNKFSYSCTGSSSIGLDPQLLFNTDISSSSHLLQTLPQYNGLNLPSSASSTENRLKRQHSITDDRGVLLCPSKKYVNSNCSFTNTANSFLNQQLLLSSPSFHFQE